GCACGCCGAGCACTTTTGAGATCGCAGTGTTGCTACCGGAGAGGAGACCAGTCCGAAAGGCATGATGATGCCAGTGTTGTGTCATGAATAATTGATGCTCTTTTTTCGTTCCGAGCTACTGATAAAGAGCCAGTCAAATCTTGCAATTCAACAGCTCACGATCCAGTCTCTGTTCAGTCTCATCACACAGTGGGACCTGTAAAAGCATCGGGTTTCTAAGCCGCAACTTGCGTCACCAGCTGCTGCTGGGTTTTCCACGAGGGTTGCAAGGTGGGATGGACGATCTGCAAGTAGCAACCAGGCCCCCGGTCCCAATTGATGAATGCGGTTAAAGGGGGAAGCACCAGAAGCATTAGAATTCGCGAGCTGATGGGGCATTGTCTTTCAGGTAAAAGCATCGAGTTAAATCGGTTCTTGGTTCTCATCGCAGCAACTGCCAAAAGCAAATCCAAGAATAAAGGCCAGCTTGTCAACAATGACAATATGCACTGTCTTGCAGGCGACCTTTTCAGTCTCATTGGATATACTAGCCCCGGAAGTTCAccagtcatcatcaaggttaAAGATGGTTTGTCTTGCAGAACGATGTCGTATGGTGGATGTCAGAAATAATCTTGGTGTGCAAAGTGATCCACCAGCACTATGTCCGGAGGCCTGGAAAAACCTCCCATTTGTTGATATTCCAATTGAAAATAGCGACGGCGCCCTGCAGTGGCACGGCCTAGTCGAGATGGTTCCAATTCCCatgtggtgatggtgaccAGTACAAAGTGGGTAGGATACAATATTTGATGTCACGATGCTCAGTCCAAATGAAGTGAACAGGCACCAATTGTTCTGGGACCTTTGAAGAAGCGAAGAAAACTAATGAACTAACACAAGGTTGGTTCAACCCTGGTGCGGTTTTGAAAGGGTTTCCTACCTTGACGCGGCAGGAGACCGAAATCTTGTTGGAATAGGGCACTTCTGCATGGGCTTTTGTAGCGCCACGTTCTAGTTTGAGTTAACACTTCTCACAGGATGGTTTACCACCAGGAGCTTTGTGGTCGACCCAAAATAGGTCGTATGAGTTGCGAGGCGTCGTCGTTCCTCTCTGTTTACTGGAAGAACAACGATAATGACACTTGGCTGTTATAGGTAACCTTAACCTACCAATCGCCGAGATTTGGCTTATGAACATTGGTTGGATCTTACATCTCGAACGAGCTTTGATACACCAGGAATGGGCAATTAAAAGGGCCGTAGATATTCCCTTAATAGAGAATGGGCCGAATTATGGTCAAGCTTGTAACAAAAAGCTATCAGTGTTGTCCGTCTCCGAGACCATGTCGCAGCGCTTCGTTTCGGCATTGCTATCCTGAGCTCGCTTGTGGCACATCGCTATGACGAGCATTCGATGCCATGAGGCATGCCACTAAAGCAAGGGATTCTGGGGTTGACTGTGACGGCAATCTTAAACCCAGGGCTGGTGAGTATTTCCCTATTGAGTTGATTGGCGTCCACGTTACAAGGTCGGAGATATTCAGATAAATGAGAGGTTGAAACATTGTCGTTCCTGGGTGCGCCGTGCGTTTGTGATATGCTCGCGCTTCGTTCGGTTAACATCAATAGATTTGAATAGGATGCTGCTCGCCCGGCGAAACCAGCAAGCGAGGCAAGGAACGCTCCCTTCATTCCATATCAGGTTCAACATTGACCGAAAACGAGGTGCACTGACTCAAAGTCATGCTAAACTTTGCTTCTCGTTGTTGTGTTGTCCTCCCGACGACTCAAAGCCCTTGTTATCAACAGCGATCATTCACCTCCCTGTACTCAGCTCTTCTGTTGCCAGCGTTCGTTTTTAAAGTGCCGCACTTAGATCGGGTTGCTTTCCAGGCCATCGACACTCCGGATGCCCTATGATTTCATGATCCACCATCGACAGGGCTGTTTCACAGGGGTAGTGTTGCTGGTTCGTCTCGTCAAACCTGACCTGCTTTCAGCGTTGAGCACCATTGTTCACTGTCCAGTTTCCAGTTCAAACGGTGCCCAGCTGCATCTTGGGCACTAGGCTCGAGATAGCGGCACGCCCGCCGTCAAGGATAGCCCTGGTTGCGGAGAGCCACAGAACCTTTTTTTATCGCACCAGGTACCCAGGTAGCCAGGCATGGCTGAACTTGGTCAGACAACTGTACTTGACATTATAGGCCAAATCGTAGTCAGACCGAATCAACAAAGCTATTGTAGCTAGGTAGCCTCGAGTTTAGAGGCACGAGCTTTGGTCATGTTTCGTAGAGCACTTGGGCCATCGCTATCGCCGTAACAAGCCCGTTAATTGTGTGCATCACGATGATCATGAAATGCCGATACTGTGTGGAAGAGTTGAGCAGCTAGGGCAAGGCCCACAgcttttgtctttgtcgttCTTGTTCTCCTCCCTTCCATTCACTCCACATAGCGACACACATTTTCCTCAAGCCACGCCCATTTTCACTGGCTCCCATCATCTCGTAGTGAGCCTCTTCTGGCTCTTGACTTCCAATAGAAAAGTATTTCGATGTTGTGCGTTGCTTCTCCAAAAGCCCTCTTGCCCTTCCCCCTCTTGTTAAGAATGTGTAGAGAACTCCCCCCTCCCAGATCTTAATGTTGCCGTGAATTCTTGCTTCCGTAACAACCGCATTCTTGATCGTGATCATTGTCCCTCTTCGTCCCTCTTGAACGATTTTCTGTGTTACGGAGTGTCCGTTGCTGCGCCTGCTTGCCCAGGTCCACGCTACCGTTACCATCATCTCATCTGGATTCCGTGCACCTGCAGCCGCTCCGTCACTCGCCAGCGACTTGACAGCGTCATTCGTCCATTGAGGTGTTTCAGTACCACCCTTAGCAAGCCCACACCAAGATCCAAAGATCCCCTTGTCAGCGGATACGGCAGCCCACACCCCCTTGTCGACCATTTTCCCCTACCGGTACCCTCGTCCCCGCGCGCCCCCGATTGTTCCCAAGAGCAAGGCCTAAACAAGGCAAggttaagaaaaaaaagctcGTCTTTTTTCTATACCCTCTCCCGCATTACAACTCATCCCACGACTCTCTTTCTGTTTCCCCTCATCCATCTTTGTCCTCATCACGGTTTTCACGGCTCTTCCCTTGCGCGTGTTTCGGAAATTTGGCTGTGACAGTTACTGTTGTTTTTGTTGGCGCCTAAAAGTGAGTTTGCTTTCTTTTGAGTTCTGTCGATTCCACGTCTCTTTTTGGTactggttgtggttgtgggtGGAGGTTTGTGGGATCTTGAGCCGGATATCAGCATTACTCGACGTTGCGCGCGCAAACCATCGATATCAATGAATTTCGAACAACGACCTGTATCCTGGAAGCCAAAATCTGCTTCCAATTGAGATTCGAAAGGATGTTTTTCAAAACGAGTACATCCTTAAACTGTCGGTCGCATCTGTTCGTCCGTACGTCCCGAAATCCGCACAACGACGAGTCTCGATAAGAATAGCCGACAATACGCAAGGCAATATGACTCTGTCACTTGCCGAAACAAATTTCGCCATACCTCTCTCCACAAGACATTCGCTCGATATCCACCAACCGTGCCCTGATCATTATGCTCTTCAACTTGGCATATCGAATCAAGTCAGATTCTTTGGATGGTAGCCCGCGGGGAACAATTGCCCCATGAATGAATAGGACATTCGAATGGATTGTTGGAGAATGCCGGAGAACCGATAGGCAGATGGAGGGTTATGGGGAATGGAGCCATTGAACGGTTGGCATCAAGCCAGGAACCATCAGCCATTACTCGCCACCCTTTTTGGACAATTTATCTTGACGGGCAACCATCGGATGGAGTGATATGTGGTCTGGATACCAGGGTGAAAGCAAGCCGGATGCTGGATCTCGAGCCTTTGACACCAAACTGGCCGATGAGATGTGCCCAGGGTGGGCTTCTGGACTGACATGGACTTATTGGAGACCTGAGTAGACCGCTAACACAAGTCCAGGTTAAGCTCATTTCGGGAACGTTTGTAGCTATCTTACCACTTTCCTTTGGAATCCTTGGTAAAGCACCTTGCCCCGTGTGAGAACGACAATTCGGCGTTTCGCATCCCCTATCACTATCCTCCAAAGCATTTCATTGCTTGTATCGGCGTGACGGCGTCCTAGAGATTTGATTCGCATCTGTACGGATACTTTTCGAAGTGTTTGTCGTTTCCAATTCTCGTTCGTATCTTTTTAAGGATTAGACTCGGTGTAAAGGTATGAATCGCAGCTGTATTGAGTGTATCCTGGTCCTAACATTATTTTCTAGGTCTTACGATCCAAATATAGCGACTTACTTCGTTGTGCTTTCGGTACTCGATTCTCTTGACGGTAAGTTTTGAATCGCCAATATCGAACCCCTCTTTGCCTCCCCACCGATTGCTTGGGCTGTAGCAAAGTTTGTGATAGAATCAAATCAGGACAACAACAGCACCATGTGGCTGTTTTGTCAAAGTTTGAAAGATGTTTTTGTTGGGTGAATTTCGGCCGAAGCTACTAGAGCTCTTGCCCTCTGGCCTGGCGGGCACCGACAAAAGCAGGCGCACTcgcccccccccccctcGAATTCCCACCACCTTGAATTCTTCCCCTTTGCATTCTCGGATCACCAGCGCTTTGGTTTGGTACTGACATCGTCCATAGCGCTTCTACGACCTGTTTACGACGTGTACGAGTTATTACTCACGGTAAGTTGCTCTATCATGTGATCTATCAAACCACTCGCCCCATGGACAATTGGCCGCCTGGTGCACGGGACTTCGGGAATCACAGACTTGTCGATTAAAAGACATCGAATCACTTCAGTATCATTCCGCGGACGGAGCTTGCAATACCAAGGCTTCCTTGGATCGGGGACTTCTGGCCTTTGATTCACTATCGATACGAATCTGGATACCCGGAGTTCAAGGCATTATTGTGCTGCCTCAAACTCTGATTATGTGCTGATTGTCCATTTTGTTGTCACGTTCCAGTCGGCCCCTGCCCTAGAAACTTCACTCTCCACTGCTATTTTCTTCTGCTCAGATCAATACCCAACCCAAGTCGCTAATTCTTCATTGCAGTCTTTTTTTGTTGCTCCGCCCTGTCAAGCTCTGCAGCATCTTGCTCTTCGCATTTTGAACATTTAAGCTCTTGCTTCGTTCCTATTGGTTCGTTCCCCCAACACCATCTCGATTGATGACTCCGACTCGACATCCGCGCATAGTGCTGACCTGGCAAAGCCCATCATGGACATGAACTCTGGTTTCTCTGGTGTGCCCGCCAACAACGGTGCCCCCTCTGGCCCTATGGCCTACTCTAACGGCACTCCTCCCGCCCCTGATATGGGCGGTGTTGCCCCTCCCCCTGGATCTGGCCCTGACTCCCCCAAGACCACCCTTTGGTAAGTCAAAATTTCTACCAGCTTTTGCAGTGATGCTGACTGTTATAGGATGGGTGAGCTTGAACCTTGGATGGATgagaacttcatcaaggGCGTCTTCTTGTCTTCGGCTCATGAAAATGTGAACGTTAAGGTCATCCGCGACAAGAATTCTGGTAACGCCGGCTACTGCTTCGTCGAGTTCCAGAGCCCTGAGGCTGCTACCAAGGCCCTTAGCATGAACGGCTCGGCAGTCCCTAACAGTACTCGCTCCTTCAAACTCAACTGGGCCTCTGGAGGTGGCCTGGTCGACCGACGGTACGTCATATGTATTCACTGTTCATATCAGCTACTAACATGCTTAGGGATGATCGCGGCCCCGAGTACAGCATTTTCGTGGGTGACCTTGGCCCTGAAGTCAACGAGTACGTCCTGGTTTCTCTTTTCCAGGCTCGTTTCCCCTCGTGCAAGTCTGCCAAGATCATGACCGATGCTATGAGCGGTCAGAGCCGCGGCTACGGCTTCGTTCGTTTCTCCGACGAGAACGACCAGCAGCGCGCTCTCGTTGAGATGCAGGGAG
This Fusarium poae strain DAOMC 252244 chromosome 3, whole genome shotgun sequence DNA region includes the following protein-coding sequences:
- a CDS encoding hypothetical protein (BUSCO:35643at5125) produces the protein MDMNSGFSGVPANNGAPSGPMAYSNGTPPAPDMGGVAPPPGSGPDSPKTTLWMGELEPWMDENFIKGVFLSSAHENVNVKVIRDKNSGNAGYCFVEFQSPEAATKALSMNGSAVPNSTRSFKLNWASGGGLVDRRDDRGPEYSIFVGDLGPEVNEYVLVSLFQARFPSCKSAKIMTDAMSGQSRGYGFVRFSDENDQQRALVEMQGVYCGNRPMRISTATPKNRGNHGFGGQGHQHGGPMMPGMPQQQMWNNGGMQGFPYGGFNPATQMNQFTDPNNTTVFVGGLSGYVTEDELRSFFQGFGEITYVKIPPGKGCGFVQFVHRHAAEMAINQMQGYPIGNSRVRLSWGRSQNNSGVGTPYRPAPPPPHYMGMPSHGGPGNYGPQHFGGPAPGPQGPPGPPGPGPNGPPQEY